A single genomic interval of Terriglobus albidus harbors:
- a CDS encoding MlaE family ABC transporter permease yields the protein MLWFRSVFEFAGKVGHFSIRVLIDSVRSPFEFAQLSRQLAEVGNRSLALIVVSGFALGAVMTLHTRNTLVTFGAAAMIPAVQAVSFFVEIGPLVAGLLLAGRVGSGIGAVLANMRASEQIDAIESLSIDSFKFLVVPRVLACVIALPLLTLFMDFSGLLGGFLSEVLSSHISPELYINRAFDNLQWSNFIAPTLKTAIFGFIIGSVSSYFGYTTDKGAQGVGEAATNSVVVSSLLIIVADVLLIKCIFFLFPDTAI from the coding sequence GTGCTCTGGTTCCGTAGCGTCTTCGAGTTTGCTGGTAAGGTGGGCCATTTTAGTATTCGTGTGCTCATTGATTCAGTGCGATCTCCATTTGAATTTGCGCAACTATCCCGTCAACTCGCCGAAGTCGGCAACAGATCATTAGCACTGATCGTCGTTTCAGGTTTTGCGCTCGGGGCGGTGATGACGCTGCATACACGAAATACACTCGTGACCTTCGGCGCCGCTGCGATGATCCCTGCTGTTCAGGCTGTCTCATTCTTTGTCGAGATCGGGCCCCTTGTGGCAGGCCTGCTCCTGGCCGGAAGGGTCGGATCGGGTATCGGCGCTGTGCTTGCGAACATGCGGGCATCCGAGCAAATCGACGCAATCGAATCGTTGTCGATCGACTCTTTCAAGTTTCTTGTCGTCCCCCGGGTCCTTGCCTGTGTGATCGCTTTACCGCTGTTGACATTATTTATGGATTTCTCGGGACTGCTGGGCGGTTTTCTTTCAGAGGTGCTATCGTCACACATCTCTCCCGAGCTCTATATCAACCGGGCGTTCGATAACCTTCAGTGGTCCAACTTTATAGCGCCCACCTTGAAGACAGCGATCTTTGGCTTCATCATCGGGTCTGTCTCCTCGTATTTCGGATACACGACTGATAAAGGAGCTCAAGGCGTCGGCGAAGCTGCGACAAATAGCGTGGTCGTGTCGTCCCTGCTGATCATCGTCGCTGATGTCCTCTTGATTAAATGCATCTTCTTCCTGTTTCCAGACACGGCGATATGA
- a CDS encoding ABC transporter ATP-binding protein, which produces MHLLPVSRHGDMTQSPSIAVEFKNVTKAFGEKRVLNSVSFRIEQGQALCLLGRSGTGKSVTLKLIMALMRPDSGQVWVDQDNVVGMNEHGLSKVRKKLGYLFQDAALFDSLTLYENLSLPLQRLTKKPKDEIDDVVHRVLSDVGLGADGAKYPSALSGGMKKRAGLARALVLEPKILLADEPSSGLDRITASEIDELLLRRKAEHGTALIVVTHDIHGARRVADRVGVLDKGNLVAFGSVAQVTESENDVARRLITE; this is translated from the coding sequence ATGCATCTTCTTCCTGTTTCCAGACACGGCGATATGACCCAATCTCCTTCAATTGCAGTTGAGTTCAAAAACGTCACGAAGGCGTTCGGTGAGAAACGTGTCTTAAATAGTGTCTCCTTTCGAATCGAGCAAGGGCAGGCGTTGTGTCTACTCGGCCGGAGCGGCACAGGTAAGAGTGTCACACTCAAGCTCATTATGGCGCTGATGCGGCCTGATTCGGGACAGGTCTGGGTGGACCAGGACAATGTCGTCGGGATGAATGAGCACGGACTATCGAAGGTAAGAAAAAAGCTGGGATATCTTTTTCAGGATGCCGCTCTTTTTGACTCCCTGACGCTCTATGAGAATCTCTCCCTACCTCTCCAGCGACTCACGAAGAAACCTAAGGATGAGATCGATGATGTCGTCCATCGGGTCCTAAGCGACGTCGGTTTGGGTGCAGATGGAGCGAAGTACCCCTCTGCGCTGTCTGGAGGAATGAAGAAGCGTGCCGGGCTGGCGAGAGCTCTCGTTCTTGAGCCGAAGATACTTCTGGCCGATGAGCCGAGCAGCGGCCTGGATCGCATTACCGCTTCAGAGATCGACGAACTGCTTTTGCGCCGAAAGGCCGAACATGGCACAGCTTTGATTGTCGTGACCCACGACATACATGGAGCTCGCCGTGTGGCGGATCGAGTAGGGGTTTTAGATAAGGGAAATCTGGTCGCTTTTGGTTCGGTCGCGCAGGTTACCGAAAGCGAGAACGATGTGGCTCGCAGACTCATCACGGAGTAA
- a CDS encoding MlaD family protein, with protein sequence MSKRYFVVGLFIIAGLTLFAIGIFLVGNRHEAFSRHLMIYSEFVDLDGLAKGSKVRVAGMDAGQVTRIDVPGSPDSRFLVQMRINEQLRGLVRSDSIVTVDTEGVVGETFLSIHPGSANAPIAQADSVLASKPAVAMSDLLTRGLVVMNDADTALKQVSGKLGVTLDGVNGAVGNANNLLVGLKQGQGTVGMLLKDEKVAGQIRLAISDVQSATSNLNQASIHVNNLMGDVQQRQLPQKLDDTLTQVRSATAEASTTVQQVHKTLDQALGPDTNGITAGQNISQTLTNINVATSNMAEDTEALKRNFFFKGFFKRRGYYSLASLSPKEYRQSKLFANVNNHRSWLSADHLFRQGPQSPEELTAEGRRLIDSAIAGYGDAVFQSPIVIEGYSDTPDQADQLDSSYRRAQLVRVYLEARFPFATKNLGMISLGGTPPPGLDHDRWSGVCLLVMQKRQ encoded by the coding sequence ATGTCGAAACGATATTTTGTAGTTGGCCTTTTTATCATCGCTGGACTGACTTTGTTCGCGATTGGAATCTTCCTGGTTGGAAATCGTCACGAAGCCTTCTCTCGGCATTTAATGATCTACTCCGAATTTGTCGACCTTGACGGACTCGCCAAAGGATCGAAAGTACGAGTTGCTGGGATGGATGCGGGCCAGGTGACGCGGATCGATGTGCCAGGGTCACCAGATTCCAGGTTTCTCGTACAAATGAGAATCAATGAGCAACTCCGTGGTCTCGTGCGCTCCGATTCGATCGTGACAGTGGATACGGAAGGTGTTGTGGGTGAAACGTTCCTTTCTATTCACCCGGGGAGTGCTAACGCGCCAATCGCGCAGGCCGACTCGGTGCTTGCGAGTAAGCCGGCGGTCGCTATGTCCGATCTTCTGACTCGCGGATTGGTTGTGATGAACGATGCCGACACTGCACTAAAGCAGGTGAGCGGAAAGCTGGGTGTCACTCTGGATGGAGTCAATGGTGCGGTTGGCAACGCAAACAATCTGCTCGTTGGACTTAAACAGGGGCAGGGAACTGTGGGCATGCTCCTGAAGGATGAGAAGGTAGCAGGTCAAATCCGATTAGCAATATCAGATGTTCAGTCGGCCACATCCAATCTCAATCAGGCTTCCATCCATGTGAACAACCTTATGGGCGACGTTCAACAGCGCCAGCTCCCACAAAAGCTCGATGACACCCTTACGCAGGTTCGGTCGGCAACGGCGGAAGCGAGCACAACGGTTCAACAAGTCCATAAGACCCTGGATCAGGCACTTGGACCGGATACAAACGGTATAACTGCTGGACAGAATATCAGCCAAACGCTGACCAATATTAATGTTGCGACCTCCAATATGGCGGAAGATACAGAGGCGCTCAAGCGCAACTTCTTCTTCAAAGGGTTTTTCAAACGTCGTGGCTACTATAGCCTCGCCAGCTTGTCACCGAAGGAATACCGTCAGAGCAAATTGTTTGCGAATGTAAACAACCACCGCTCGTGGCTTTCGGCCGACCACCTTTTCCGGCAGGGACCACAGAGCCCTGAAGAGCTGACGGCAGAGGGGCGTCGCTTGATTGATTCGGCTATTGCGGGATATGGCGATGCCGTCTTTCAGAGCCCAATTGTTATCGAGGGCTATTCTGATACCCCCGATCAGGCCGACCAGCTCGACAGCTCTTATCGTCGGGCACAACTAGTGAGGGTTTACCTGGAGGCCCGGTTCCCATTTGCGACAAAGAATCTTGGAATGATCTCTCTTGGCGGGACCCCTCCGCCCGGTCTGGACCATGATCGCTGGTCTGGAGTCTGCCTTCTTGTAATGCAAAAGAGACAGTAA
- a CDS encoding metallophosphoesterase, with product MNRPGEWSRRRFLLQTAKFSALAYFGSSQARSSVIEASSPDPQAHHVLMLGDWGTVSDLDQQIAVALAMKQWCSDYGIKPDALLMLGDNFYGEMPGGVNSDRWLKQFEQMYPSSSFPGPVYPVLGNHDYERLRGNKVETQLAYTQRSSRWSMPHRWYTVQVPKQNPLLTIFCLDSNLPGSKGLDPWPWSFVMTKEEHEQQNKWLEEQLNSPRSTPFLAVAAHHPLYSNGIHRDNRALIEEWDLLLRHHQVDLYLSGHDHDLQHLEFHGHPTSFVVSGGGGARLAGWNTQPTPRGWGHRVLGFTDLELSHERLTIRHIAKNAATLYEFSKNRADAPHT from the coding sequence ATGAATCGTCCAGGTGAATGGAGCAGGCGCCGATTTCTGTTGCAGACCGCAAAGTTCTCGGCGCTTGCGTACTTCGGTTCCTCTCAAGCCAGATCCTCTGTTATTGAGGCTTCATCGCCGGATCCTCAGGCCCATCACGTCCTCATGTTGGGAGATTGGGGTACCGTAAGTGATCTCGACCAGCAGATCGCGGTTGCTCTGGCGATGAAACAATGGTGTTCCGACTATGGGATTAAGCCAGATGCTCTCCTCATGCTGGGGGACAATTTTTACGGTGAAATGCCTGGCGGGGTGAACTCTGATCGCTGGCTCAAGCAGTTCGAGCAAATGTATCCATCATCGTCCTTCCCCGGTCCGGTGTATCCCGTACTAGGAAATCACGATTATGAAAGGCTCCGTGGCAATAAAGTCGAGACACAGTTGGCCTACACACAACGGAGCTCACGATGGAGTATGCCGCACCGATGGTACACAGTTCAGGTACCCAAGCAGAATCCTCTCTTGACCATCTTCTGCCTCGATTCCAATCTTCCTGGCAGCAAGGGCCTGGATCCCTGGCCGTGGAGTTTCGTGATGACAAAGGAAGAACATGAACAACAGAATAAATGGCTCGAGGAACAACTCAATTCCCCGCGCTCAACGCCTTTCCTTGCTGTCGCCGCCCACCACCCTCTCTATAGCAACGGAATCCATCGTGACAATCGAGCATTGATCGAGGAATGGGATCTCCTGCTGCGGCATCATCAAGTAGACCTCTATCTCTCCGGACATGACCACGACCTCCAACACCTTGAATTCCATGGACACCCTACCTCCTTTGTGGTGTCGGGCGGGGGCGGTGCACGACTGGCAGGGTGGAATACACAGCCAACGCCTCGAGGCTGGGGTCACCGCGTGCTGGGTTTTACGGATCTGGAGCTCTCCCATGAAAGGCTGACCATTCGCCACATCGCTAAGAACGCTGCCACTCTATATGAATTCAGCAAGAATCGAGCAGACGCACCTCACACATAA
- a CDS encoding BamA/TamA family outer membrane protein produces MTHKMIQIVAISSAVTLSCVSGFAQEPLVGSTRSATIAESERAKARSLSPVGPSHGEQEFDRFEKRIINPVVNPNGLIPKLGGLPTGGGFSLGPGYVRRDLLWDHLVSDSYIVGSTKKWYRAESSLDLINLLDDHLEFHADGAYENAASMPYYGVGSNSIKENRSDFRREFTTAHFGGQCHFVDRKLAAGYAVGGLLVNVGPGDLSDWPSADKLFNEANTPGLQRQSNFITGTASVTADFTTPSFSSPKGLILEASDTQFWDRSGNHSDFHRLQTQATYYVPFLNGMRTLAFRARNETTFPTSGQQVPFYLQPTIGGPNDLRGYERYRYYGNGSSVLNGEYRWSVAGSLELAIFGDGGNVYSRPGLVGLRELRGDGGFGVRIKSKQQEVVRVDLGVSPEGVKVWFVFNNAFGRLFRSF; encoded by the coding sequence GTGACACACAAGATGATACAAATCGTCGCAATATCGTCAGCGGTGACCCTCAGCTGCGTCAGCGGCTTTGCTCAGGAGCCGTTAGTGGGCTCAACGAGAAGTGCCACCATCGCCGAGAGCGAAAGGGCAAAGGCAAGGTCTCTTTCTCCCGTAGGACCATCCCATGGAGAACAAGAGTTCGATCGATTTGAAAAACGGATTATCAATCCAGTCGTCAATCCGAATGGACTCATTCCCAAGCTTGGGGGCTTGCCGACCGGAGGCGGTTTCTCGCTTGGACCAGGTTACGTCCGCCGAGACCTGCTATGGGACCATCTGGTGAGTGATAGCTACATCGTAGGTTCGACCAAGAAGTGGTACCGCGCGGAATCATCTCTGGATTTGATTAATCTGTTGGACGACCACCTGGAGTTCCATGCGGATGGAGCCTATGAGAACGCAGCCTCCATGCCCTATTACGGCGTCGGCTCCAATTCGATCAAAGAAAACCGGAGTGACTTCAGACGTGAGTTTACAACTGCCCACTTCGGGGGACAATGTCACTTTGTCGACCGGAAGCTTGCGGCTGGCTATGCCGTTGGCGGACTGCTCGTCAATGTCGGCCCCGGTGACCTTAGCGATTGGCCTTCGGCGGATAAGCTCTTCAATGAAGCAAATACACCCGGGCTACAGAGACAGTCGAATTTCATAACCGGCACAGCGTCGGTGACCGCCGATTTCACGACCCCAAGCTTTAGTAGTCCAAAAGGTTTAATCCTCGAAGCCAGCGATACGCAGTTTTGGGATCGAAGCGGAAATCACTCTGATTTTCATCGCCTCCAGACCCAGGCGACCTATTACGTTCCCTTTCTCAATGGTATGAGAACGCTCGCCTTTCGGGCGCGGAACGAAACGACGTTTCCCACCTCCGGCCAGCAGGTACCTTTCTATCTGCAACCGACGATTGGTGGCCCAAATGATCTTCGTGGCTATGAGCGCTATCGCTACTACGGCAATGGCTCTTCCGTGCTGAATGGCGAGTACCGTTGGTCCGTTGCAGGAAGCCTGGAACTGGCGATCTTTGGCGATGGCGGGAACGTCTACAGCCGTCCGGGCCTGGTGGGCTTACGTGAACTTCGCGGCGACGGAGGTTTTGGCGTCAGGATCAAAAGCAAGCAGCAAGAAGTGGTGAGAGTAGATTTAGGCGTTTCGCCGGAGGGAGTCAAGGTATGGTTCGTATTCAACAATGCATTTGGAAGGCTCTTCCGTTCCTTCTAG
- a CDS encoding NTP/NDP exchange transporter — MGASDTEAGKMSFATTTATDTPPLGSDLQPRKSLLEKTLSIISDVQPGEGLGALILTINLFTLLGAYYLLKTVRESLILAEGGAEVKAYSSAAQAIILLGVVPLYGWIATHLNRNRLLRFTTLFFASNLIIFYLVGRTGTRIGIVYYIWVGIFNVFSVAQLWSFATDLFSQSQGKRLFPLLGVGASAGAVGGAWIAGRLIGPLGPYKIILISAAVICVCSALTRLAGYVITKRAGEQEKKKDTETLSSEGGFQLLMRDRYLLLIAILTVLLNIVSLSGDFIFGKLLVNQTNEVVGTAASLMKARKAYIGSYYASYYEWTNLVSFIIQTFLVSRIFKRIGVRGSLFVLPAISLATFVTILASPILRVVRVLKIAENSTNYSLQNTVRHALLLPTSREAKYKVKAAIETFCVRLGDVLQAGVIFVGTALHFNVRAFATMTLVITVLWLFVAYRLYIEHKHLAPECH; from the coding sequence ATGGGTGCATCGGATACGGAGGCCGGCAAAATGAGCTTTGCGACGACCACGGCAACCGATACCCCCCCTCTTGGAAGCGACCTGCAACCACGCAAAAGCCTTCTCGAGAAAACGCTCTCCATCATCAGTGATGTTCAGCCTGGTGAAGGCCTGGGCGCACTCATCCTGACAATCAATCTTTTCACGCTGCTGGGCGCCTACTACTTGCTCAAGACGGTAAGGGAGTCCCTCATTCTGGCTGAGGGTGGTGCGGAGGTAAAGGCGTATTCCTCTGCGGCGCAGGCCATCATCCTTCTCGGCGTCGTCCCCCTTTATGGCTGGATAGCAACGCATCTCAATCGCAACCGTCTGTTGCGATTCACCACGCTGTTTTTCGCGTCCAATCTCATCATTTTTTATCTGGTCGGCCGAACCGGAACCCGGATCGGCATTGTCTACTACATCTGGGTCGGCATCTTCAACGTCTTTAGCGTTGCGCAGCTATGGTCATTCGCTACAGACCTCTTTTCGCAATCACAAGGTAAACGCCTGTTTCCACTGCTCGGCGTGGGTGCTTCCGCCGGCGCTGTTGGCGGTGCGTGGATCGCCGGTCGACTGATAGGCCCTTTGGGACCTTACAAGATCATTCTGATCTCAGCGGCTGTGATTTGTGTTTGCTCTGCCCTCACCCGGCTTGCCGGTTACGTGATCACAAAACGCGCGGGAGAGCAGGAAAAGAAGAAGGATACTGAAACTCTCAGCAGTGAGGGTGGCTTCCAGCTACTGATGCGAGATCGCTACTTGCTTTTGATTGCGATCCTTACAGTACTTTTGAATATCGTTAGTCTCTCAGGCGACTTCATCTTTGGAAAGCTACTAGTAAACCAGACAAATGAAGTTGTCGGTACGGCCGCCTCATTGATGAAGGCGAGGAAGGCGTATATCGGAAGCTACTATGCGTCGTACTACGAATGGACGAATCTAGTCAGCTTCATCATCCAGACCTTTCTGGTTTCGCGCATATTCAAGCGCATCGGCGTAAGAGGATCGCTGTTCGTCCTTCCTGCGATATCCCTAGCAACGTTCGTGACCATCCTGGCGAGTCCGATCTTGCGTGTCGTTCGTGTGCTCAAGATCGCAGAAAATTCAACCAACTACTCTCTGCAAAATACCGTACGGCATGCTTTGCTTCTTCCAACTTCAAGAGAAGCGAAATATAAGGTCAAAGCAGCCATAGAGACATTCTGCGTACGGCTGGGGGATGTCCTGCAGGCAGGTGTCATCTTTGTTGGGACCGCCCTCCACTTCAATGTCCGTGCATTTGCGACGATGACCCTGGTTATCACAGTGCTTTGGCTATTTGTCGCTTATAGGCTTTACATCGAACACAAGCACCTGGCACCCGAGTGCCATTAG
- a CDS encoding acetoacetate decarboxylase family protein: MLKGFNYPLTPKGRSTLNPPPPWYYSADFLNIEFWSDPAAVAAVLPDGLDPDPSADGHGNALFYDWQFSGDNEEYLDPARYQYREFFLLFDALYEGKPVAYCPYIFVDNDAAIARGWTQGYPKRLGQVFQTRYYAATGKAGPALAPGSKFAGSLTSAGQRLAEGVVTLKEPVTDPQLLKQRPIVNLLYTPRLAADRQDKPAVLELAENVPHDIKIEQAWVGEGSLTLPVAKGEEISDLVPIRSGRGIRASMAYVVDDLKTLKSFTV, translated from the coding sequence ATGCTGAAAGGCTTCAACTATCCGCTCACGCCAAAAGGTAGATCGACTCTAAATCCGCCTCCGCCGTGGTACTACTCGGCAGACTTCCTGAATATCGAGTTCTGGTCAGACCCAGCGGCCGTGGCGGCAGTACTACCCGATGGGCTTGATCCAGATCCCTCGGCCGATGGACACGGCAATGCACTCTTTTATGATTGGCAGTTTAGCGGTGATAACGAGGAGTATCTTGACCCGGCGCGGTATCAATACCGCGAATTCTTTCTGCTGTTCGACGCGCTCTATGAAGGTAAACCGGTAGCTTATTGTCCCTACATCTTTGTCGACAATGACGCTGCGATCGCGCGCGGCTGGACTCAAGGCTATCCGAAGCGTCTTGGCCAGGTATTTCAGACACGGTATTACGCTGCAACTGGCAAGGCAGGCCCGGCACTTGCGCCAGGCTCGAAGTTCGCCGGCTCGTTGACGTCGGCAGGACAGCGGCTGGCTGAGGGTGTCGTTACTCTGAAAGAGCCTGTGACTGACCCGCAACTATTGAAGCAGCGCCCGATCGTCAACTTGCTGTACACCCCGCGTTTGGCTGCCGACAGGCAGGACAAGCCAGCAGTTCTTGAACTGGCGGAAAATGTTCCTCACGACATCAAGATTGAGCAGGCCTGGGTGGGTGAAGGAAGTTTGACTCTTCCAGTTGCAAAAGGGGAAGAGATCTCCGACCTTGTACCGATACGTAGTGGTAGGGGAATTCGCGCTTCAATGGCATACGTCGTCGATGATCTTAAGACGCTTAAGAGCTTTACAGTATAG
- the budA gene encoding acetolactate decarboxylase, whose protein sequence is MKTIECNLPDSLYEALIARMQADKTTCDHVVSMALSQCLGKPLHTLFQVSTSAALVEGLYQGAVEVSRLLRHGDFGLGTFIDLDGEMVVIDGCCYQVLPDGKVVQAREDWLIPYAVVTRFNAEFSRRSSSLENFGELVSVCDALRASENLFYAFRIDGSFSWVKTRVMKPVSKGIGLKAAASAQQEFLLEEQEGTLVGLWSPGFAGAFSVPGYHFHFLSKDRKRGGHVLDCKTAEVAIGGCAMHEMHVSLPETEEFLKADLTRDPGEALMHAERNHDS, encoded by the coding sequence GTGAAGACCATCGAATGTAATCTCCCGGACTCGCTGTATGAAGCGCTCATAGCGAGAATGCAGGCTGACAAGACAACTTGCGATCATGTCGTCTCCATGGCGCTCTCTCAATGTCTTGGCAAGCCACTTCACACGTTATTTCAAGTATCGACGTCCGCTGCTTTGGTTGAGGGCCTCTATCAAGGTGCGGTAGAGGTATCTCGCCTCCTCAGGCATGGCGATTTTGGACTCGGTACTTTTATCGATCTGGATGGTGAGATGGTCGTCATCGATGGGTGTTGCTACCAGGTACTACCCGACGGCAAAGTTGTTCAGGCGAGGGAAGATTGGCTTATTCCGTATGCTGTTGTGACTCGTTTCAATGCGGAGTTTTCCCGGCGATCATCGAGCCTGGAGAACTTTGGCGAACTGGTCTCCGTTTGTGATGCACTACGAGCGTCTGAAAACCTCTTCTATGCCTTTCGAATTGACGGAAGCTTTTCTTGGGTCAAGACGAGGGTCATGAAGCCGGTCTCGAAAGGGATTGGACTGAAGGCCGCCGCTTCGGCTCAACAGGAGTTTCTGTTGGAGGAGCAGGAAGGCACCTTGGTCGGTCTATGGTCGCCTGGCTTTGCAGGGGCGTTCAGTGTCCCTGGATACCATTTCCATTTTCTTTCGAAGGACCGAAAACGAGGAGGACACGTACTCGACTGCAAGACGGCGGAGGTCGCCATTGGAGGATGCGCCATGCACGAGATGCATGTGTCTCTACCTGAGACAGAGGAATTTCTAAAAGCGGACCTCACCCGTGATCCCGGTGAGGCTCTTATGCACGCGGAACGAAATCATGATTCATAA
- the alsS gene encoding acetolactate synthase AlsS: protein MSLKKNGAEIVVESLNRYGVQYVFGIPGAKIDKVFDTLATSPIQTVVCRHEQNAAFIAGGIGRLTGKAGVAIATSGPGVSNLTTGLATANSEGDPMVALGGSVATSQSLKQIHQTLQSVSVLRPVTKYCAEVNSPDSIAEVMANAFRSAESDRPGAAFVSLPKDIMEGEAACEVLDVLTGPVFGPGSRESLEAAAGILKGAQRPVILLGLLASRPENANAIRAFIRKSHIPVVGTFQAAGAVSADLFKNFAGRIGQLDNTPGDELLTAADVIITIGYDPVEYDPSIWNHARTAKIVHIDSTRADVDNFYSPAVEVLGGIAASLSALTELVEPIILAPDVERFFDSLASKRGLRMEEADRYIASPIHPLRIVAELQKWLADDVTVCLDMGSFHLWIAHFLYSFRARQILISNGQQTLGVALPWGIASCLVRPNEKTLSISGDGGFLFSAMELETAVRLKLNLVHMIWIDGSYDMVAVQEQAKYKRTSGISFGPVDIVKYAEAFGATGLMIQSPDEIGPQLRKAFEVPGPVLLGMYVDYRDNHLLFEKVHEHLLN from the coding sequence ATGAGTTTGAAGAAGAACGGCGCTGAGATTGTTGTGGAGTCGTTGAATCGCTATGGCGTTCAATATGTATTCGGCATTCCCGGCGCAAAGATCGACAAGGTGTTCGATACGCTTGCAACCTCCCCGATCCAAACCGTTGTCTGTCGTCACGAGCAGAATGCAGCCTTCATCGCTGGAGGCATCGGCAGGCTTACCGGGAAGGCCGGCGTAGCGATCGCGACTTCTGGGCCCGGTGTCAGCAATCTTACAACCGGCCTCGCGACAGCCAACAGCGAGGGCGACCCGATGGTAGCCCTCGGCGGTTCTGTAGCGACTTCACAGAGCCTGAAGCAGATTCACCAAACTCTTCAGTCGGTCTCGGTTCTGAGACCGGTAACAAAGTATTGTGCAGAGGTGAACTCTCCCGACTCTATCGCGGAGGTCATGGCGAATGCATTTCGTTCTGCTGAATCAGATCGCCCTGGCGCTGCATTTGTCAGCCTTCCGAAGGACATCATGGAAGGCGAAGCGGCGTGCGAGGTGCTGGACGTGCTCACAGGCCCTGTGTTCGGGCCAGGAAGCCGCGAATCGCTCGAAGCCGCGGCCGGAATCCTAAAAGGTGCACAGCGTCCCGTGATTCTATTAGGCTTGCTCGCAAGCCGTCCGGAGAATGCCAATGCTATCCGCGCTTTCATTCGAAAGAGCCATATCCCCGTTGTTGGAACATTTCAGGCCGCGGGAGCAGTATCAGCCGACCTATTCAAAAACTTTGCAGGGCGTATAGGGCAGTTGGACAATACGCCCGGTGATGAGCTGCTTACCGCAGCCGATGTCATTATCACTATCGGCTATGATCCCGTTGAGTATGATCCGTCGATATGGAACCACGCTCGAACCGCGAAGATTGTTCACATCGATTCGACACGTGCCGATGTCGACAACTTTTATTCCCCCGCCGTGGAAGTATTAGGCGGCATTGCCGCCAGCCTCTCCGCTCTGACCGAACTCGTAGAGCCAATCATTCTTGCACCGGATGTCGAGCGTTTTTTTGACAGCCTCGCCTCGAAGAGAGGACTTCGCATGGAGGAGGCAGATCGTTACATTGCAAGTCCGATCCATCCGCTACGGATTGTGGCTGAGCTTCAAAAGTGGCTTGCCGATGACGTGACCGTATGCCTGGATATGGGGTCGTTTCATCTCTGGATTGCCCACTTCCTGTATAGCTTCCGGGCCCGTCAGATTCTAATCAGCAACGGCCAGCAAACCCTTGGAGTTGCTCTGCCTTGGGGGATTGCCTCCTGCCTGGTACGGCCCAATGAGAAGACGCTGTCTATCTCCGGGGATGGTGGATTCCTTTTCTCAGCCATGGAGCTTGAGACAGCGGTAAGGCTCAAATTGAATCTTGTACACATGATCTGGATCGACGGAAGCTACGACATGGTGGCGGTTCAGGAGCAGGCGAAGTACAAGAGGACCTCAGGCATTAGCTTTGGTCCTGTCGATATTGTGAAATATGCGGAAGCATTTGGTGCAACGGGTCTGATGATTCAGTCACCCGATGAGATCGGCCCTCAACTCCGGAAGGCCTTTGAGGTTCCAGGTCCTGTTCTCCTTGGAATGTACGTGGACTATAGGGACAATCATCTCCTCTTCGAAAAGGTTCATGAGCATCTACTCAACTAA